One window of the Runella slithyformis DSM 19594 genome contains the following:
- a CDS encoding YncE family protein: MNRNSLLIISLLPLGFTACNTADPEPSQPYDNGVLVINAGNFLDNNGSISLIQRTGTAASYDIFQKENSRTLSGSLSDYAEVNGKGIILVDNSTAGKDVIEIVDARTFKSLATLPSTEIENPRAVAKATDTKAYVTCWDATGDFSNFYKNPGYVAVIDLVTNKLVKKMTVQNGAESIFILGNEAFVGNTGSGISKITVIDVATDAVKQSVEVGRNPEMVGMDANNKLWAYAGGEMIRLNPQTKTVETRFKITSPIAAKSPSSFTLSADKKTIYFTHSFYDAADGYLQKGETYRFSIDASTVAADKPFINRLFSGGLGVDPQTGILYAGLIPSFKQAGYVLRYQANGTLIDSVKAEIAPSTFFFKQ; this comes from the coding sequence ATGAATCGTAATTCTCTGCTTATTATCAGCCTTTTACCCCTTGGATTCACCGCCTGCAACACCGCAGACCCCGAGCCTTCTCAGCCTTACGACAACGGCGTACTTGTCATCAATGCGGGCAACTTTCTGGACAACAACGGCTCGATCTCCCTGATTCAGCGTACCGGTACCGCTGCTTCCTACGACATTTTTCAGAAAGAGAACAGTCGTACCCTGTCGGGCAGCCTGAGCGACTATGCTGAAGTCAACGGCAAAGGCATCATCCTCGTCGATAATTCCACGGCGGGCAAAGATGTGATCGAGATCGTGGACGCCCGTACGTTCAAAAGCCTCGCGACCCTTCCTTCCACCGAAATCGAAAATCCCCGGGCCGTGGCAAAGGCCACCGACACCAAAGCCTACGTAACCTGCTGGGATGCTACGGGCGACTTTTCCAACTTTTACAAAAACCCGGGCTACGTGGCCGTCATTGACTTGGTAACCAACAAATTGGTCAAGAAAATGACGGTACAGAACGGCGCCGAAAGTATCTTCATCCTTGGCAATGAAGCCTTTGTGGGAAATACAGGAAGCGGCATTTCAAAAATCACCGTCATTGATGTTGCCACTGACGCGGTTAAGCAATCCGTTGAAGTCGGACGAAATCCTGAAATGGTGGGGATGGATGCCAACAACAAACTTTGGGCGTATGCCGGCGGAGAAATGATACGCCTGAACCCCCAAACCAAAACGGTGGAAACGCGGTTCAAAATCACCTCACCCATTGCCGCCAAGTCCCCAAGTTCTTTCACACTGAGTGCCGATAAAAAGACGATCTATTTCACCCACTCCTTCTACGATGCCGCCGACGGCTACCTTCAAAAAGGGGAAACCTACCGTTTTTCCATTGATGCCTCCACCGTAGCCGCCGACAAACCGTTCATAAACCGGCTTTTCTCGGGAGGTTTGGGCGTTGACCCCCAAACGGGCATCCTTTATGCCGGTCTGATTCCCTCTTTCAAGCAGGCAGGCTACGTACTGCGCTACCAAGCCAACGGCACCCTGATCGATTCCGTCAAGGCCGAAATCGCCCCAAGTACATTTTTCTTTAAACAATAG
- a CDS encoding exopolysaccharide biosynthesis polyprenyl glycosylphosphotransferase, whose amino-acid sequence MSQHSLLPSTITYQLTRRKNHPRLVADVLLLMFSYVLAAGLTQRALQEVDVLIISGMGMGWYFSSRLSDLYNEFRTVTFIDELLALLPNLLIQFLVLVVSLFFLKDYDYTRSFTLAYVAVLAATVTLKMYGTRKLMMFWNAKGVNQRNLVIVGEMNQVDGFRSLVQRNPQFGYTILGTWGYKESGRKTPPLHETIDFLNETSMGKVIDELVIAPSQFEESYVKSIISWADRKGILVRFTPGFFQFSASRYSLELFGNYPLITVRSTPLEMDSWWMLKRAFDLIFSALFLVLVASWLFPLIALAIALDSKGPVFFIQDRWGQRGRNIAVWKFRTMYYKASTVREDGGFNQTTQDDPRITKVGRFLRKTNLDELPQFINVLLGSMSVVGPRPHAVKHSLETLPQIENYMIRHRLKPGITGWAQVNGFRGETQEIGLMRKRVDYDIWYIENWSLLLDFQIVLRTAYNMVKGDPQAF is encoded by the coding sequence ATGTCACAACACTCTTTACTTCCATCAACCATTACCTATCAACTTACCCGTCGAAAGAATCATCCGCGTTTAGTGGCTGATGTACTGTTGTTAATGTTCTCTTATGTGCTGGCGGCAGGGCTGACTCAACGGGCCTTACAGGAGGTAGACGTCCTGATCATTTCCGGCATGGGAATGGGTTGGTATTTCTCTTCCCGACTTTCGGATCTCTACAATGAATTTCGTACCGTGACTTTCATTGATGAGCTTTTGGCGTTGTTGCCCAATCTGCTGATTCAGTTTTTAGTGTTGGTCGTTTCGCTTTTCTTTCTGAAAGATTATGATTATACCAGAAGTTTTACCCTGGCTTACGTGGCTGTTTTAGCTGCAACGGTGACACTTAAAATGTACGGAACCCGCAAACTGATGATGTTTTGGAATGCCAAAGGGGTAAATCAACGCAATTTGGTCATTGTCGGTGAAATGAATCAGGTGGATGGGTTTCGCTCGCTGGTGCAGCGCAATCCTCAGTTTGGCTATACCATTTTGGGGACCTGGGGGTATAAGGAATCAGGACGCAAAACTCCGCCGCTGCACGAGACCATTGATTTTCTGAACGAGACTTCGATGGGGAAAGTCATTGATGAATTGGTCATTGCACCCAGTCAATTTGAAGAAAGCTACGTCAAAAGCATCATAAGTTGGGCCGATAGAAAAGGGATTTTGGTGCGGTTTACCCCGGGCTTCTTCCAATTCAGCGCTTCACGGTATTCGTTGGAACTGTTTGGAAATTACCCTTTGATCACCGTCCGGAGCACGCCCCTCGAAATGGATTCGTGGTGGATGCTTAAGCGCGCCTTTGATTTGATCTTCAGTGCCTTATTTCTGGTGTTGGTGGCTTCGTGGTTATTCCCGCTCATTGCGCTGGCGATTGCCCTTGATTCAAAGGGCCCTGTCTTTTTCATTCAGGATCGCTGGGGGCAACGGGGGCGCAATATTGCGGTCTGGAAATTCAGAACCATGTACTACAAAGCCTCTACGGTGCGCGAAGACGGCGGATTTAATCAAACCACGCAGGATGATCCCCGTATTACAAAAGTGGGACGTTTTCTGCGCAAGACCAACCTTGATGAATTGCCGCAATTTATCAACGTATTGTTGGGCAGCATGTCGGTGGTCGGGCCGCGTCCGCATGCGGTTAAACATAGCTTGGAAACACTTCCTCAGATAGAAAATTACATGATTCGCCATCGCCTGAAGCCGGGCATTACGGGCTGGGCTCAGGTAAACGGCTTCCGGGGAGAGACGCAGGAAATCGGATTGATGCGCAAACGTGTCGATTATGATATCTGGTACATTGAGAATTGGAGTTTATTGCTTGATTTTCAAATCGTGCTGCGCACGGCTTATAATATGGTCAAGGGCGATCCGCAGGCATTTTAG
- a CDS encoding TonB-dependent receptor plug domain-containing protein, giving the protein MHKLPRFVNETTFVLWLATAPWLYAQKEQSLCEVTVRGVRPERFMVGQKVQEIDSVQLSRFRYSTLADFLQFQSSAAFKSYGAGQATSIAFRGTSANHTAVLWNGININFPSLGQTDFSTIPLAGFDQMSVQYGSAASCVGTDAVGGSIQLRSVPDFKQKGIQTLMAFRIESSQNYTGQAGVRFHQTLGKHWNLSGKTLLYGSIFNNDFGTAPRSTRKSERYSFEPARTAQKGVVQDLYWQHQKGNLISLNLWLTDNTLTLQPKQVPLREITRTQAYRVLGSYQLGKTLIRTGFLRDIIDYGKGENLNPSHTEIDRFILRTEHDFSWIQSCDQGTNLKIGAELVHYNARVDGYGDEVKRENRADFYALLRHQFNGRLSASLNLRQALVTRFNPPFTPSLGAEYTLLTRLRTKLIFNGNTSLSYRVPTLNERYWVNLGNPDLRPERGFNKELGLTWKQRLSETHQFQLSATAFHNLIDDWTYWNPERNYRVENIQQVLTKGLEMAASIKILRHKTQWEANLNYGLTNASQQKIYGAYTQDFIGKQLIYVPRHTFGGTLTATRGKASLTVQQQFNSERYSTFDHSGRPFAPYYLLNAVLNYQWQKGRFRSDVSLQGNNLTHTVYPNLKKNAMPLRTVSINVILYFQSKQLPNES; this is encoded by the coding sequence ATGCACAAACTGCCGCGGTTTGTCAATGAGACGACTTTCGTGCTGTGGCTCGCCACCGCGCCCTGGCTGTACGCACAAAAAGAGCAAAGTCTCTGCGAAGTGACCGTACGGGGTGTACGGCCCGAACGCTTTATGGTCGGACAAAAAGTACAGGAGATCGACTCGGTCCAATTGTCCCGTTTTCGCTACAGCACCCTGGCCGATTTTCTGCAATTCCAAAGTTCGGCGGCTTTCAAGAGCTACGGTGCCGGACAGGCCACGAGTATTGCCTTTCGGGGCACTTCAGCCAACCATACGGCCGTGCTTTGGAACGGTATCAACATCAATTTCCCCTCGTTGGGACAAACGGATTTTTCGACCATCCCGCTGGCGGGCTTTGATCAGATGAGCGTGCAATACGGCTCTGCCGCAAGCTGCGTGGGCACCGATGCCGTAGGGGGAAGTATTCAACTGCGTTCAGTCCCCGATTTCAAACAAAAAGGAATTCAAACCCTAATGGCCTTTCGAATCGAAAGCTCCCAAAACTATACGGGACAGGCGGGCGTTCGATTTCACCAAACCCTCGGCAAGCATTGGAACCTTTCCGGAAAAACACTGCTGTACGGCAGTATCTTTAACAACGATTTCGGGACCGCCCCCCGCAGCACCCGCAAAAGTGAACGCTATTCGTTTGAGCCGGCCCGCACGGCCCAAAAAGGAGTGGTGCAGGATCTGTATTGGCAGCATCAAAAAGGAAATTTAATTTCGTTAAACCTCTGGCTGACCGACAATACCCTCACACTTCAGCCCAAACAGGTGCCGTTGCGTGAAATCACCCGGACGCAGGCTTACCGCGTGTTGGGCTCGTATCAGTTGGGCAAAACGCTGATCCGAACGGGCTTCCTCCGCGACATCATTGACTACGGCAAAGGAGAAAATCTGAACCCGAGCCACACCGAGATCGACCGTTTCATCCTGCGCACCGAGCATGATTTTTCGTGGATCCAAAGCTGTGATCAAGGAACAAATCTTAAAATAGGCGCTGAATTGGTGCATTACAACGCCCGGGTCGATGGCTACGGCGATGAGGTCAAACGAGAGAACCGGGCAGACTTCTACGCCTTGCTGCGGCATCAATTCAACGGCCGGCTGAGTGCCTCCTTAAACCTTCGGCAAGCGTTGGTGACCCGTTTCAATCCTCCCTTTACTCCCTCGCTGGGCGCGGAGTACACCCTGCTTACCCGATTACGTACCAAGCTGATTTTCAACGGTAATACATCGCTGAGCTACCGGGTTCCCACGCTCAACGAGCGCTATTGGGTCAATCTGGGAAATCCGGACCTCCGACCCGAGCGCGGTTTTAATAAAGAACTGGGCCTGACCTGGAAACAACGCCTGTCCGAAACCCACCAATTTCAGCTTTCAGCCACTGCTTTTCATAACCTCATTGACGACTGGACCTATTGGAACCCGGAGCGAAATTATCGGGTCGAAAATATACAGCAAGTGCTGACCAAAGGACTCGAAATGGCGGCTTCTATCAAAATACTTCGGCATAAAACGCAATGGGAAGCCAACCTGAACTACGGCTTGACAAATGCTTCCCAACAGAAAATTTACGGCGCATATACGCAGGACTTTATCGGCAAACAACTTATTTACGTGCCCCGTCATACTTTTGGAGGTACGCTCACGGCTACCCGGGGGAAGGCTTCCCTGACGGTGCAACAACAGTTTAACTCAGAACGCTACAGCACCTTTGACCATTCGGGGCGGCCTTTTGCGCCTTATTACCTGTTGAATGCCGTCCTGAATTATCAATGGCAAAAAGGAAGGTTCCGCAGTGATGTCTCCCTTCAGGGCAATAACCTTACCCATACGGTCTATCCCAACCTGAAAAAAAATGCCATGCCCCTGCGCACGGTTTCCATCAACGTCATTCTTTATTTTCAATCAAAACAACTACCCAATGAATCGTAA
- a CDS encoding SDR family NAD(P)-dependent oxidoreductase produces the protein MVVLITGGAGFIGSHLAERLLRQGNTVVCVDNLDDYLYSPALKRANIELLSEYPAFTFIEGDIRNQEALRQLLLDRGCEAVFHLAAYAGVRASVQEPEKFMEVNINGTLSVLEAMREAGLRTLIFASSSSVYGNAAHVPFKETDAADQPISPYAASKRAAELLAYSYYSLYGFQITCLRLFTVYGPRQRPEMAIRKFIHRILEEEPIELYGNGLTFRNYTYVADAVQGLMKALEHSGEGFRVYNIGGAKSICLKEVIEVIEQITNKKSKIIYRPEQAGDVRHTAADISKAKKELEYVPEVTLEEGIQRYMKWLTVVC, from the coding sequence ATGGTCGTATTAATCACAGGGGGGGCGGGATTCATCGGATCTCATTTGGCAGAGCGATTATTGCGGCAGGGGAATACCGTTGTGTGTGTCGACAACTTGGATGATTACCTGTATTCTCCGGCGTTGAAGCGGGCAAACATCGAATTGCTTTCGGAGTACCCCGCCTTTACGTTTATCGAAGGAGACATCCGAAACCAAGAAGCCTTACGGCAGTTGCTGCTGGACCGGGGCTGTGAGGCAGTTTTTCACCTGGCCGCTTACGCGGGGGTGCGGGCATCGGTGCAGGAGCCCGAAAAATTCATGGAGGTCAATATTAACGGTACGCTCTCGGTGCTGGAAGCCATGCGGGAGGCGGGCCTAAGGACACTGATCTTTGCGTCGTCGTCGTCGGTTTATGGCAATGCAGCGCACGTGCCTTTTAAAGAAACCGACGCCGCTGACCAACCGATCTCCCCGTATGCCGCTTCCAAACGGGCCGCCGAACTGCTGGCGTATTCTTATTATTCGCTCTATGGCTTTCAGATCACATGTTTGCGGCTTTTTACCGTGTACGGTCCGCGCCAACGGCCGGAAATGGCCATTCGGAAATTTATCCATCGGATTTTGGAGGAAGAGCCCATTGAGCTGTACGGCAACGGGCTGACCTTTCGTAACTATACCTACGTGGCCGATGCCGTGCAGGGGTTGATGAAAGCGTTGGAGCATTCGGGAGAAGGGTTCAGGGTGTATAACATCGGTGGAGCAAAATCCATTTGCCTGAAAGAGGTCATTGAGGTCATTGAGCAGATTACGAACAAAAAAAGTAAGATCATTTACCGCCCGGAGCAGGCCGGGGACGTACGACATACGGCCGCAGACATATCCAAGGCAAAAAAGGAACTTGAATATGTTCCGGAGGTAACGCTGGAGGAGGGGATACAGCGGTACATGAAATGGCTGACGGTGGTATGTTAA